The Pontibacillus halophilus JSM 076056 = DSM 19796 genome has a segment encoding these proteins:
- a CDS encoding AAA family ATPase — protein MKALRLEVQAFGPYSDKQVIDFSELGEESIFLVTGPTGAGKTSVFDAIVYSLYGRASGSDRDQDTLRSHFADENLPTEVHFTFQLRDTVYEVYRSPKQFKKKDRGEGYTEQAPKAELYKRSIEGRELLSTKIKDVNDTIERYLHLDYEQFRKMIMIPQGEFRRLISENSKDREEILKKIFHTYVYEQMTEQLKEQSKELKQDIERLEMREDEEINKVRWDLTNEEKEEGEIPNFSTSEAALLRLDGQINNEGEKAKELEREAQTQREKLKEVQSRYYERKQLSIQFQQLRSEKEQLQQEHERKAEMDKLNEQVQLAQRAKLVIPYEEQWKNWDASYKKQQQRLEEYQQSLKLKQSTFQKTKEDYEREIGKEEEREEARQLIHSKKQELERLTQYESLLKEKDALAKTKEAKAETLASMESKEKERNDKIRHLISETSQSNEINKQYYEQEAKLKQLKETKQALSQLTEEEQTLTTLRNQYVSAKTSYTNKQQEVEAIQAEQERLEQAQRDQLAVRLAAHLHDGESCPVCGSTHHPSKAIEHGNVATDEAIEEKRILEQQKQQELSNMQEQFVNMKYKGQAQAKRVEEIETSLLEAITELGLKDKDRQEQLDHILERIKTYEQEFYLLNQRMERLQTSSNELNRLQRQEHEEAERKKDIEAQSQKAHDEWLSVEARLSQLQESLTDAKETTSNLSKWIEEQERQLSQSIEAFQLLEQRYQHQREDIQRIQTEVEQQSSYLNETKQQAEEARINYENKRVENGFREEEVYQASKVDEKQIQVWVEAVDEFKKRYDQLRESIRQLEVKLEGLEEPDLQKDEQLINEAEEVIHKLVQRQQEQQFQTETHRTIYHALQSYIKERVEKEQSYAYIGELAQLAKGDNYYKLSFERYVLAAFLDEIIIQANLRLDKMTDHRYQLERSTERAKGGAQSGLDMQVLDHYTGQKRSVKTLSGGEGFKAALSLALGMADVVQSHSGGVQLDTLFIDEGFGTLDEVSLEQAIDTLKDLQKGNRMLGIISHVPQLKQEIKAKLEINPSPSGSSARFYIST, from the coding sequence ATGAAAGCTTTACGACTAGAAGTTCAAGCATTCGGTCCATATTCTGATAAACAAGTAATCGACTTTAGTGAATTAGGTGAAGAATCCATCTTTCTCGTTACAGGTCCAACAGGTGCAGGGAAGACGAGCGTCTTTGATGCGATTGTATACTCGCTTTATGGTCGAGCTAGCGGTAGCGACCGGGACCAAGATACGCTACGAAGCCACTTTGCAGACGAGAATCTTCCAACTGAAGTCCACTTTACATTCCAACTTAGGGATACGGTCTATGAGGTGTACCGCTCACCAAAGCAGTTCAAAAAGAAAGACAGAGGAGAAGGTTATACAGAACAGGCGCCAAAAGCAGAATTATATAAGAGGTCTATAGAGGGTAGAGAACTCCTCTCAACGAAAATCAAAGATGTGAATGACACCATTGAGCGATATTTACATTTGGACTATGAACAATTCCGTAAGATGATTATGATTCCTCAAGGTGAATTCCGTCGACTGATTTCAGAGAATAGCAAGGACCGTGAAGAGATTCTTAAGAAGATCTTCCATACGTATGTGTACGAACAAATGACAGAGCAATTAAAAGAGCAGTCAAAGGAATTGAAGCAAGATATTGAACGCTTAGAAATGCGAGAAGACGAAGAAATCAATAAGGTACGTTGGGATTTAACAAATGAAGAGAAGGAAGAGGGAGAGATTCCGAACTTCTCAACCTCAGAAGCAGCCTTACTACGTTTAGATGGCCAAATCAATAACGAAGGAGAAAAGGCGAAGGAGCTTGAAAGAGAAGCACAGACCCAAAGAGAGAAATTAAAAGAAGTTCAATCTCGATACTACGAACGAAAGCAACTTTCAATACAATTCCAGCAACTTCGCTCAGAGAAGGAACAGTTGCAACAAGAGCATGAGCGAAAAGCAGAAATGGACAAGTTGAATGAACAAGTTCAGCTTGCTCAAAGAGCGAAACTCGTAATCCCTTATGAGGAACAATGGAAGAACTGGGATGCTTCTTATAAGAAGCAACAGCAACGTCTAGAGGAGTACCAACAGTCCTTAAAGCTAAAGCAATCCACCTTTCAAAAGACGAAAGAAGATTATGAGCGTGAAATAGGCAAAGAAGAAGAACGAGAAGAAGCTAGGCAGCTCATTCATTCCAAAAAGCAAGAGCTAGAGCGATTGACTCAGTATGAATCCCTTCTAAAAGAAAAGGATGCATTAGCAAAGACGAAAGAAGCGAAAGCCGAAACATTGGCTAGCATGGAATCAAAAGAAAAGGAACGAAATGATAAGATACGTCACCTCATTAGCGAAACAAGTCAGTCTAATGAAATTAATAAACAGTATTATGAGCAAGAGGCGAAACTGAAGCAGTTAAAGGAAACAAAGCAAGCTCTATCTCAACTGACCGAAGAAGAACAAACTCTGACAACATTACGGAATCAGTATGTATCGGCGAAAACGTCTTATACAAACAAACAGCAAGAAGTAGAAGCAATCCAGGCAGAGCAAGAGCGGTTAGAACAAGCACAACGAGATCAATTAGCAGTCCGCTTAGCTGCTCATTTACACGATGGTGAATCTTGCCCTGTGTGTGGGTCTACGCATCATCCATCGAAGGCAATAGAGCATGGGAACGTAGCTACAGATGAAGCGATTGAAGAGAAGCGTATCCTTGAACAGCAGAAACAACAAGAGCTTTCCAACATGCAAGAGCAATTCGTGAATATGAAGTATAAAGGACAAGCTCAAGCTAAGCGCGTTGAGGAAATTGAGACGTCTTTATTAGAAGCGATTACAGAACTTGGACTGAAAGACAAAGACCGTCAAGAGCAGCTTGACCATATTCTCGAACGAATAAAGACATACGAACAAGAATTTTATTTGCTGAATCAACGAATGGAACGATTACAAACGAGTTCAAATGAACTTAACAGGCTTCAAAGGCAAGAACATGAAGAGGCGGAACGGAAAAAAGACATTGAAGCCCAATCTCAAAAAGCACACGATGAGTGGTTATCCGTTGAAGCAAGACTTTCACAGTTGCAAGAATCTCTCACTGATGCGAAGGAAACGACCTCGAACTTATCCAAATGGATTGAAGAGCAGGAACGACAGTTGTCACAATCCATTGAAGCGTTTCAACTTCTAGAACAACGCTATCAGCACCAGCGGGAAGACATCCAGCGGATTCAAACTGAAGTTGAGCAGCAATCGTCTTATCTTAATGAGACGAAACAACAAGCTGAAGAAGCTAGAATCAACTATGAGAACAAACGTGTAGAAAATGGATTCAGAGAAGAAGAAGTCTATCAGGCCTCTAAAGTGGACGAGAAACAAATTCAAGTTTGGGTGGAAGCAGTTGACGAGTTTAAGAAACGCTACGATCAACTTCGAGAATCCATTCGTCAATTGGAAGTGAAACTTGAAGGGTTGGAAGAGCCTGATCTTCAAAAGGATGAACAGCTCATTAATGAAGCAGAAGAAGTTATCCACAAATTGGTTCAACGCCAACAAGAACAACAATTTCAGACCGAGACTCATCGTACCATTTATCATGCACTGCAATCGTATATCAAAGAGCGAGTAGAGAAAGAACAGAGCTACGCCTACATTGGTGAGTTGGCGCAGCTAGCCAAAGGCGATAATTATTATAAACTATCGTTTGAGCGCTATGTCCTTGCTGCTTTCTTGGATGAAATTATCATTCAAGCAAACCTACGATTGGATAAGATGACCGATCATCGCTATCAACTTGAGCGAAGCACTGAACGTGCGAAAGGTGGAGCGCAAAGTGGACTCGACATGCAAGTTCTAGACCATTACACAGGTCAGAAGCGGTCAGTTAAAACGCTGTCTGGGGGCGAAGGATTCAAAGCGGCGCTTAGTCTTGCCCTAGGCATGGCGGACGTAGTACAGTCTCATTCTGGGGGCGTCCAGTTGGACACGCTCTTTATAGACGAAGGGTTTGGAACACTAGATGAGGTTTCACTCGAACAAGCCATTGATACCCTGAAAGACTTACAGAAAGGGAATCGTATGCTTGGAATTATTTCACACGTTCCGCAGCTAAAGCAGGAAATTAAAGCGAAATTGGAAATAAACCCTAGCCCTTCCGGTTCTTCGGCACGATTCTATATCTCAACGTAA
- a CDS encoding exonuclease SbcCD subunit D, which translates to MKLIHTADWHLGKLVHGLHMTEDQEHLLKQFIDLVREEQPDAIIVAGDLYDRSVPPKEAVELLNQVFTEIIFDLQIPILAITGNHDSPDRLNFGSKMFRRQGLYLQTHLHRAFHPVQLTDEHGPVNFYLIPYVEPGDVRAYFERDDLTTHQQSMEAIIDEIKKNMNDEERHVFIGHAFLAGGMESESEERLTMLGGTPYIDASLFEPFDYVAFGHLHQPQKVWHENIRYSGSLMKYSFSEARQKKSITILELQSNGEVEYRLHPLQPLRDMRIVEGYLQDLLQIEEESTDRNDYIHVQLLDEGQLVDPMGKLRKVYPNVLSLERVGLLGRQTAQQWSKVEERKKMTPIDLFQSFYKEVKGKDLDDHRKVHVSHIIQRLTESEREK; encoded by the coding sequence ATGAAACTCATACATACAGCCGATTGGCACTTAGGAAAGTTAGTTCACGGTCTTCATATGACAGAAGACCAGGAACATTTGTTAAAGCAGTTTATTGACCTCGTGCGAGAAGAACAGCCAGATGCGATCATTGTAGCTGGTGATTTATACGACCGCTCTGTTCCGCCGAAAGAGGCAGTTGAACTTCTGAATCAAGTATTTACGGAGATTATATTTGATTTACAAATCCCTATCTTAGCGATAACAGGCAATCACGATAGCCCTGACCGATTAAATTTCGGTTCCAAAATGTTTAGAAGACAAGGGTTGTATTTACAAACGCATCTTCACAGAGCATTCCACCCTGTACAGTTAACCGACGAGCATGGACCCGTGAATTTTTATTTAATTCCATATGTCGAGCCTGGGGATGTTCGCGCTTATTTCGAGCGTGATGATCTAACCACTCATCAACAAAGCATGGAAGCTATCATTGATGAGATAAAGAAGAACATGAACGATGAGGAGCGACATGTGTTCATAGGGCATGCATTTCTAGCTGGTGGAATGGAGTCAGAATCCGAAGAACGATTGACGATGTTAGGTGGGACCCCATATATTGATGCATCCTTGTTCGAACCGTTTGATTATGTTGCGTTCGGTCACCTCCATCAGCCTCAAAAAGTTTGGCATGAAAACATCCGTTATTCAGGATCCTTGATGAAGTATTCGTTCTCAGAAGCAAGACAGAAGAAATCGATTACGATTCTAGAGTTGCAGTCCAATGGAGAAGTTGAGTATCGCCTTCATCCACTCCAACCATTAAGAGACATGCGAATTGTTGAGGGGTATTTACAAGACCTTCTCCAAATAGAAGAAGAATCAACAGATCGAAATGATTACATACATGTTCAGCTTCTTGATGAAGGACAGTTAGTCGACCCAATGGGGAAACTCAGGAAGGTCTATCCAAACGTATTGAGCCTTGAACGTGTGGGTTTACTCGGAAGACAGACCGCTCAACAATGGAGCAAGGTAGAAGAACGAAAGAAAATGACCCCGATTGATCTCTTTCAATCTTTCTACAAAGAAGTGAAAGGCAAAGACCTAGATGATCATCGTAAGGTCCATGTCAGTCACATCATTCAACGTTTAACAGAATCAGAAAGGGAGAAATAA
- a CDS encoding YolD-like family protein, translated as MLRDRGTMKWTSLMLPEHVETLKRVWYEEDMTSPPILDEQALEEMQHKVNAAYQTKCPTTLTVYKNGCQKEIHGFVHRIDVYDQRIRLRECHATTSISIHEIIDVVLHEDQT; from the coding sequence ATGTTACGTGATCGTGGTACGATGAAGTGGACTTCATTGATGCTCCCAGAGCATGTAGAAACGTTAAAGCGTGTCTGGTACGAAGAAGATATGACATCTCCACCGATACTCGATGAGCAGGCTTTAGAAGAAATGCAGCATAAAGTGAACGCAGCTTATCAAACGAAGTGTCCAACCACCCTAACGGTTTATAAGAATGGATGCCAGAAAGAGATACATGGATTCGTTCACCGGATTGATGTTTATGATCAACGAATCAGACTGAGAGAATGTCATGCTACAACTTCTATTTCCATTCATGAAATTATAGATGTAGTTCTTCATGAAGATCAAACGTAA
- a CDS encoding nucleotidyltransferase domain-containing protein, producing the protein MVQYEAVQEILQSLTADGAVQSVFLKGSMGREEEDEYSDIDLYCLVEEEEVDAFKERRIQHLEAYRPLLFWEDLFIIAPQIIAIYENWLHIDLFVVTHATYEPKDNIKVLYDPECQMKRYEDKQSLVLSEEKRSDHALDLSWFLFRYKKASERGNDIWAVEMLRHVCRDLSSLLLAKYAPHRAELGLKNIPYDLSEQHVQAMTSIYETLTPSRHQEAVQQLLSIILEEKEWIEDCITTNEKGRALFHSVLKLYKV; encoded by the coding sequence ATGGTTCAGTATGAAGCGGTACAAGAAATCTTACAGAGTTTAACAGCCGATGGAGCAGTGCAGAGTGTATTCCTTAAGGGTTCAATGGGACGAGAAGAGGAGGATGAATACTCAGATATTGACCTCTATTGTCTTGTCGAAGAAGAAGAGGTGGACGCATTCAAAGAAAGGAGAATACAACATTTAGAAGCCTATAGACCGCTCCTATTTTGGGAAGATTTATTTATTATTGCACCTCAAATTATTGCGATTTATGAGAATTGGCTACATATTGACTTGTTTGTCGTAACACATGCAACCTATGAACCAAAGGATAACATAAAAGTGTTGTACGACCCGGAGTGTCAAATGAAGCGGTATGAAGACAAACAAAGCTTGGTATTGTCTGAGGAGAAACGATCTGACCATGCACTCGATTTAAGTTGGTTCTTGTTCCGTTATAAGAAGGCATCAGAGCGTGGCAATGACATATGGGCAGTGGAAATGCTTCGCCATGTATGTAGGGATTTGTCTTCCCTTTTACTAGCTAAGTATGCGCCACACCGTGCTGAGCTAGGGTTAAAGAACATTCCCTATGATTTGAGTGAACAGCATGTTCAGGCGATGACCTCTATTTATGAGACGCTCACCCCATCCCGTCACCAAGAGGCAGTACAACAACTCTTATCAATCATCTTGGAGGAAAAGGAATGGATTGAAGATTGTATAACAACCAATGAGAAAGGGAGAGCTCTGTTTCATAGTGTTCTGAAACTTTATAAAGTCTGA
- a CDS encoding YozE family protein, translated as MNKTFYHFMMTFRGKVHPDEESQLADWMFKDHNFPKQSTSYDEISRYLEWNIPFQHALRTFDDLWNRYELDER; from the coding sequence TTGAATAAAACGTTTTACCATTTTATGATGACATTCAGAGGGAAAGTTCACCCTGACGAAGAAAGTCAGTTAGCGGACTGGATGTTTAAAGATCACAATTTCCCGAAGCAATCTACTTCATATGATGAGATTAGCAGATACTTGGAATGGAATATTCCATTCCAACATGCATTGCGAACGTTTGACGATCTGTGGAATCGCTATGAGCTAGATGAACGGTAG